CGTATAAATCGAATGCTCCAGAACTTCCTGCGTCACACCAGGAATCAGCGCAACAGGCATGCACGTATGCTCTAAAACATAAGGCTCACCGTCCACAAGCCGTGCCCGAACAATATCATAAACCGGTGTTTCTAGATCAATATTTAATCGTTCGGCTACATATTTATCAGGAAATGTCACCTGGAACTGCACGATTTTACTTTCTACATCGCGTCCTTCCAGTAACTTTGTAAAGCCGTTCACTTCCTGACTATGAATATTCAATCGATCCATATCAAGCGCTGACTTAATGATAAACGTTCCGTGCCCACGCTTGCGATACAATAACCCTTCCAAAACAAGAACCTCAAGTGCCTTCTTCATCGTCATGCGGCTACAATCAAATTCTTTTGCAAGTGTCATTTCATCTGGAATTGGTTTATCAAGCGAATATTCTTTGGCGAAAATACGCTTTTTCAACGCCTCCGCGATAAAACTATATTTTGTCTGATTATTTGCCATGGCGCTAAACACCTCTTTTTTCTTTCTATTCTATCACAAAAATTACTCAGCGAAACCATGATTATCGGAAAGCTCTTTATACCAGCGACCAGAAGATTTGATTGTCCGTTTGTAATCTTGATCTAAGTTCACTTCCACCAAGCCGTAACGGTTTTTGTATGCATTTGCCCACGACCAACAATCCATAAATGTCCACAAATGATACCCTTTACAGTTCGCACCTTCCGCCATTGCTTTATGCAACCATTTCAAATGATCCTTAATAAACGCAATCCGGTAATGGTCATCAATGTATCCATCCGCTGTACGATAACGATCCTCGCCCTCAACGCCCATCCCATTTTCAGAAATGAAGAACGGAATGTTACCATAATTATCACGCAGATTAATCGAGATATCATAGATCGCCTTCTCGAAAATTTCCCAACCCCGATACGGATTCATTTTGCGATAGGGCATTTCATAGTTATCAAATAAATGCTCTGGCATAAGCGGCGCATCTGGGTGAGTT
The sequence above is drawn from the Listeria weihenstephanensis genome and encodes:
- a CDS encoding GntR family transcriptional regulator, whose translation is MANNQTKYSFIAEALKKRIFAKEYSLDKPIPDEMTLAKEFDCSRMTMKKALEVLVLEGLLYRKRGHGTFIIKSALDMDRLNIHSQEVNGFTKLLEGRDVESKIVQFQVTFPDKYVAERLNIDLETPVYDIVRARLVDGEPYVLEHTCMPVALIPGVTQEVLEHSIYTYIRERLNLKIASSYKQIRADKPGQMDFDYLDCSEMDPVIEVEQTVYLNNGMAFEYSKSRHRYDKFVFTTVNIARR